A portion of the Pseudopipra pipra isolate bDixPip1 chromosome 1, bDixPip1.hap1, whole genome shotgun sequence genome contains these proteins:
- the RBM12B gene encoding RNA-binding protein 12B, which produces MAVVIRLQGLPVVAGPPDIRRFFLGLNIPDGGVHIIGGELGEAFIIFATDEDARRAMSCSGGFIKDSRVELFLSSKAEMQSTIEMSRKRFDRGGRETMSSSRRTGTNGSGASSVGDMPHLVTASPKGIRKPGYGPPNRLEAGFHTNGTRHGDMGIHKSNYQLRKDSHPFNPDDCYLFLRGIPYAATEVEVRAFLSGIRVDGVILIKHRNGLNNGDCLVKCATPGDALEGLKRHRQYMGQRFIEISPTTEERWIECGGTVDVPDEMDHFFCEDLSPKSSGYMHSRRHSRSRSPRRQRTRSRSSPSQEYYIHLRNLSFNVEKRDLRDFFPDLDISSKQIKILTDKHQKRTRDAFVMLRSEREYQAALECHRKVLLNRPVYIFPISRKSMLKIIDSCERKRSLDRDHPGQAISEKSYREGHSSPKICVYVRNFPFDVSKIEVQKFFARFDIDEDDIYLLYDEKGLGLGEALVKFKSEEQAMKAENLNRQTFLGTEVLIRLISEEQMQKFGVSVPLSAPNQVHGYSHPYDRGELSRPVSSPSGPPQGPPMHSFGPPGNFRHHSEFRHPPEDFMGPPKDFRGPPPLMDFGGDSEPFGRMEFGNNKMGNFPEGRFMPDPNFSGGSERVVPILLKNLPFKATPNEILDFFYGYRVIPESVSVQYNEQGLPSGDAIVAMTNYEEAMAAINELNDRPIGPRKVKLSLL; this is translated from the coding sequence ATGGCTGTAGTCATCCGTTTACAGGGGCTTCCTGTTGTTGCGGGTCCTCCAGATATTCGTCGTTTCTTCTTGGGATTGAATATTCCTGATGGAGGTGTGCATATTATTGGAGGAGAGCTTGGGGAGGCTTTTATTATATTTGCAACAGATGAAGATGCACGGCGTGCCATGAGCTGTTCAGGAGGGTTTATCAAGGACTCACGCGTAGAGCTCTTTCTCAGCAGCAAGGCAGAAATGCAGAGTACCATAGAAATGAGCCGGAAACGATTTGACCGTGGGGGACGAGAAACTATGTCTAGCTCTAGAAGAACAGGTACTAATGGTTCTGGTGCATCAAGTGTTGGAGACATGCCACATTTAGTCACAGCTTCTCCAAAAGGAATAAGAAAACCTGGTTACGGGCCACCAAATCGCCTAGAGGCTGGTTTCCATACCAATGGCACAAGACACGGTGATATGGGTATACATAAGTCAAACTATCAGTTAAGAAAGGATTCTCACCCATTTAACCCAGATGACTGTTACTTATTTCTACGTGGTATACCTTACGCTGCAACAGAAGTGGAAGTACGTGCTTTCCTTTCTGGGATACGTGTGGATGGAGTGATTCTGATAAAGCACCGCAATGGTTTAAACAATGGTGATTGCTTGGTAAAATGTGCTACACCTGGTGATGCCTTGGAAGGACTTAAACGTCATAGACAGTACATGGGTCAGAGGTTTATAGAAATTAGTCCAACTACGGAGGAACGGTGGATTGAATGTGGTGGGACGGTGGATGTGCCAGATGAAATGGATCACTTTTTCTGTGAAGACCTTTCTCCAAAAAGTTCGGGCTACATGCATTCAAGGAGGCATTCTCGCTCAAGATCACCAAGGAGACAAAGAACGCGTTCTCGTTCATCTCCCAGCCAGGAATATTACATACACTTAAGAAATCTATCTTTTAATGTGGAGAAGAGAGATTTGAGAGATTTTTTCCCTGATCTGGATATATCCAGCAAACAGATCAAGATTCTAACAGATAAGCATCAGAAAAGGACTAGAGATGCCTTTGTGATGTTAAGGAGTGAGAGAGAATACCAGGCTGCTTTGGAATGTCATAGAAAGGTTCTTCTCAATCGTCCTGTTTACATTTTTCCAATTTCAAGAAAGTCAATGTTGAAAATAATCGATTCTTGTGAGAGAAAAAGATCACTAGACAGAGATCATCCTGGACAGGCTATATCAGAAAAAAGTTACCGGGAAGGTCATTCCAGCCCTAAGATATGTGTTTATGTCAGGAATTTTCCATTTGATGTGTCAAAAATTGAAGTGCAAAAGTTCTTTGCAAGATTTGATATTGATGAAGATGATATTTATTTACTCTATGATGAAAAAGGACTTGGACTGGGAGAAGCACTAGTGAAGTTTAAATCTGAAGAACAAGCCATGAAAGCTGAAAATTTAAATCGTCAAACATTTTTGGGAACAGAGGTATTAATAAGACTTATATCTGAAGAGCAGATGCAGAAGTTTGGTGTATCTGTACCATTATCTGCACCGAATCAAGTGCATGGTTATTCACATCCATATGACAGAGGTGAGCTTTCCCGTCCAGTCAGTTCACCATCTGGGCCACCACAAGGGCCACCCATGCATTCATTTGGTCCCCCCGGGAACTTTAGGCATCATTCTGAATTTAGACACCCCCCTGAGGACTTCATGGGCCCTCCTAAGGATTTTAGAGGTCCACCACCCCTCATGGATTTCGGTGGTGACAGTGAACCTTTCGGCAGAATGGAGTTTGGGAATAATAAAATGGGAAATTTTCCTGAAGGAAGATTTATGCCGGATCCGAATTTCAGTGGTGGTTCTGAACGTGTTGTTCCTATTCTATTGAAAAATTTACCTTTTAAAGCTACTCCTAATGAGATTCTGGATTTTTTCTATGGCTACAGAGTGATTCCAGAGTCAGTTTCTGTGCAGTACAATGAACAAGGATTACCTTCTGGTGATGCCATTGTTGCTATGACAAACTATGAGGAGGCTATGGCTGCTATTAATGAACTGAATGATAGGCCGATTGGTCCACGGAAAGTTAAGTTGAGCTTGCTGTAA